A window of the Euzebya pacifica genome harbors these coding sequences:
- a CDS encoding SCO1664 family protein, which produces MEPFSAKQTGWIEDPDEALLRLATDDLHPLGWITSASNGTMLCRLGDPADELYAVHKPEVGERPLWDFPDGTLHRREVATFLVSDFLGWDLVPPTVLREGPEGPGSLQLFVPHDPAEHYFALVEDARWHVPLARLAMFDFLTNNADRKGGHVLRRRDTDHLYGIDNGLTFHVEEKIRTVVWDIAHIPFAVAWADDLRRLQQALGPGGPLREALCELLAPVEVDVLAGRAEVVAGLDAVPVIDPEDRHYPWPPL; this is translated from the coding sequence GTGGAGCCGTTCAGCGCGAAGCAGACCGGGTGGATCGAGGATCCCGACGAGGCACTCCTCCGGCTGGCGACCGACGACCTCCATCCGCTCGGCTGGATCACGTCGGCAAGCAACGGCACGATGCTCTGCCGGCTCGGCGACCCCGCTGACGAGCTGTACGCCGTCCACAAGCCCGAGGTCGGGGAGCGGCCCCTGTGGGACTTCCCCGATGGCACCCTGCACCGTCGCGAGGTCGCGACGTTCCTCGTCAGCGACTTCCTCGGCTGGGACCTCGTCCCTCCGACGGTGCTGCGTGAGGGTCCGGAGGGGCCCGGCTCGTTGCAGCTGTTCGTCCCCCACGACCCAGCCGAGCACTACTTCGCGTTGGTCGAGGATGCTCGCTGGCACGTCCCCCTGGCCCGGCTGGCGATGTTCGACTTCCTCACCAACAACGCCGACCGCAAGGGCGGTCATGTGCTTCGCCGACGTGACACCGACCACCTGTACGGCATCGACAACGGGCTGACCTTCCACGTCGAGGAGAAGATCCGCACGGTCGTGTGGGACATCGCCCACATCCCCTTCGCCGTCGCGTGGGCGGATGACCTCCGCCGACTGCAGCAGGCGCTGGGGCCCGGGGGGCCGCTTCGGGAGGCGCTGTGCGAGCTGCTTGCCCCGGTCGAGGTGGACGTCCTCGCTGGTCGGGCCGAGGTGGTCGCCGGGCTCGACGCCGTCCCGGTGATCGATCCCGAGGATCGCCACTACCCGTGGCCGCCCCTGTGA
- a CDS encoding Ig-like domain-containing protein, whose amino-acid sequence MSERSQRWDGRPWAARSVRFLVFVVPILCSWAAGAAVDAVMPSFGPSFWDAVLRWLVVLVVATGVLFATERLAKRALPLAGLFRMTLAFPDNAPSRYKVARRTAGIRNLEERVREARERGLDDDPSRAAEEIMVLISALSNHDKRTRGHSERTHLFTSMLADELKLSRDDRDRLTWAAMVHDIGKLEVRTETLNKPGKPDEAEWEELRSHPAHGARICEPLRPWLGEWYDAIGHHHERWDGTGYPGRLAGTDISYGGRVVAVADAYEVITAARSYKKAMSPEEARKELVRSAGSHFDPAIVRAFLNISLGRLRWAAGPLSWLSNVPFFEGAAPLIGRVPSAVRTAVSAASALTLGVTSGVLPGMAATIVSQSQQVVEASVTVESALPLAQDDRVSAAFEVPVGAAGEAGARQVVAAGASPTVDASPDAPAVDVPASEEAEESPASVVVRPEATQPPFEPAPSSPTLELPIEFPVVAPPTEATPLVPSTADEPTVAPTSGPVPSSPVTSSPSSSPTAQPAPSPQPGPTPQPVPNPQPGPSPEPPTATTPSGPSAPRPTPTVTPTLTVTPTPTVTPTPTVTPTPTVTPTPTATPTPTATAPPIAVSVSATTAEDTPVVIDLTGAISDPDGDVDPADLTISVAAGTGSAVPLSDGTVSYVPGLDVVGTDSFTYRICDAGGRCASAAVTVTITAVNDAPVALDDTASTGTFQPVIVDVLANDTDVDDVRGDMFVAITSGPSRGSATVGSDLNIRYTSPPFFAGTATLGYQVCDPTGECDSAVVQVTVSLLDTPPVANDDTATTRRSVPVTIDVLANDTDVENDLDPTSLTATNGTNGGMTTVIAGAVRYASSLFFIGVDTFDYTVCDLVAGCDTATVIVTVTPFGSSPLPVDDAVSTVEDTPVDIDVLANDTDPDGDIDDTTLAVASPPDDGVAVVVGDQVRYTPAGGFVGTDAFDYRICDADGTCATARVTVTVALPDAPPVANGDTATTQRAVPVDIDVLANDSDVNGDIDVASLTVDPAPNGTTSVLGGQVRYTSSASFVGVDTFDYTICDDRGACDTASVQVTVDPAGTAPTANADTASTVEDIPVLVDVLANDTDPDGDIDDTTLAVSSPPDDGVAVVVGDQVRYTPAGGFVGTDAFDYRICDADGTCATATVTVDVTAAPSPPDAVDDTAVTGRSTAVLIDVLANDSDVDGDLDPTSLSVTTPASGTATITGQQVSYDPNNGFSGTDTFSYTVCDLVGGCDSATVTVTVGSRGMTANPDAATTAEFAAVTITVLSNDTTTNGFVDGTSLAVGSAGNGTTSRSGDAVVYQPAYGWSGVDTFTYDICDDTASCDTGTVTVTVVPGQAPIATDDSEEVDSDKDVKIKIDQNDIDPDGDIDLATVTIVVPPTSGRATVFVESNNKITYTPDGTYWGTDTFTYRICDVQGLCDTAIVTVTVVPQAVKASDDAAMTSSGTATTIDVVANDSDVDGDIADATVAIASGPSSGRAIATVLGDMRVRYTPEAGYSGVDTFDYRICDTQALCDTATVTVTVDNPFAAGQMAIQDRPAEDPVVQRQGGEPGPTGSPTPTPAPSGPPPTPAPSPPADAPDADPVSAPTPAPSAAPVEATPTEQPSTPGPPLPNDLPEALPARREEVRVASRRRPEPGTDGP is encoded by the coding sequence GTGAGCGAACGCAGCCAGCGCTGGGACGGGCGGCCATGGGCCGCCCGATCGGTGCGGTTCCTCGTGTTCGTCGTGCCGATCCTCTGCTCGTGGGCGGCAGGTGCGGCCGTCGACGCCGTCATGCCGTCGTTCGGACCGTCCTTCTGGGACGCCGTGCTGCGCTGGCTGGTCGTGCTGGTCGTGGCCACCGGGGTGCTGTTCGCCACCGAACGCCTGGCCAAGCGTGCCCTGCCGCTCGCCGGCTTGTTCCGGATGACGTTGGCGTTCCCCGACAACGCACCCTCCCGCTACAAGGTGGCGCGCAGGACGGCTGGCATCCGCAACCTGGAGGAGCGGGTTCGCGAGGCGCGGGAGCGTGGACTGGACGACGATCCGTCCCGGGCCGCCGAGGAGATCATGGTCCTGATCTCCGCGCTGAGCAACCACGACAAGCGCACCCGGGGGCACAGCGAGCGGACCCACCTGTTCACCTCGATGCTGGCCGATGAACTCAAGCTCTCCAGGGACGATCGAGACCGCCTGACCTGGGCGGCGATGGTGCACGACATCGGCAAGCTCGAGGTCAGGACCGAGACGCTCAACAAGCCCGGCAAACCCGACGAGGCCGAGTGGGAGGAGCTGCGGTCCCATCCGGCGCACGGGGCTCGGATCTGCGAACCGCTCCGCCCGTGGCTGGGCGAGTGGTACGACGCGATCGGCCACCACCACGAACGGTGGGACGGCACCGGGTACCCGGGGCGGCTGGCCGGCACCGACATCAGCTACGGCGGCCGAGTCGTGGCAGTTGCCGATGCCTACGAGGTCATCACCGCCGCCCGCTCCTACAAGAAGGCGATGTCCCCGGAGGAGGCCCGCAAGGAGCTGGTTCGCAGCGCCGGCAGCCACTTCGACCCGGCGATCGTCCGTGCCTTCCTCAACATCTCCCTCGGCCGGCTGCGATGGGCTGCGGGTCCGCTGTCGTGGCTGTCCAACGTGCCGTTCTTCGAAGGTGCCGCCCCGCTGATCGGTCGGGTGCCCAGCGCCGTGCGGACCGCCGTCAGCGCGGCGAGCGCCCTGACCCTGGGCGTGACGTCCGGGGTGCTGCCCGGGATGGCCGCGACGATCGTCAGCCAGTCCCAGCAGGTCGTCGAGGCCTCGGTGACCGTCGAGTCGGCCCTCCCGTTGGCGCAGGACGACCGCGTGTCGGCTGCGTTCGAGGTCCCGGTCGGGGCTGCAGGCGAAGCCGGGGCCCGGCAGGTCGTGGCCGCCGGGGCGTCGCCGACGGTCGATGCCTCCCCCGACGCGCCGGCAGTCGACGTACCCGCGTCGGAGGAGGCGGAGGAGTCACCGGCGAGCGTCGTGGTTCGACCTGAGGCGACGCAGCCACCGTTCGAGCCAGCCCCGTCGTCACCGACGCTTGAACTGCCGATCGAGTTCCCCGTCGTCGCCCCGCCCACGGAAGCGACCCCCCTCGTCCCGTCCACGGCCGACGAGCCCACCGTGGCGCCGACGTCGGGCCCTGTGCCCTCGAGCCCAGTCACGTCGTCCCCGTCGTCATCACCGACTGCCCAGCCGGCGCCGAGTCCCCAGCCCGGACCCACCCCACAGCCCGTCCCGAACCCGCAGCCGGGACCTTCCCCGGAGCCCCCGACCGCGACGACCCCGTCCGGTCCCTCCGCACCCAGGCCGACGCCCACGGTCACGCCGACCCTGACGGTCACGCCGACGCCCACGGTCACGCCCACGCCGACGGTCACGCCGACGCCGACGGTCACGCCGACGCCGACGGCCACCCCAACCCCCACCGCCACGGCGCCGCCGATCGCCGTCTCGGTCTCGGCCACGACCGCCGAGGACACCCCCGTGGTCATCGACCTGACCGGCGCCATCAGCGACCCCGACGGGGATGTCGACCCGGCCGACCTCACCATCAGCGTGGCCGCCGGAACGGGGAGCGCCGTCCCGCTCAGCGACGGCACCGTCAGCTACGTGCCGGGGCTCGACGTCGTCGGTACGGACAGCTTCACCTACCGCATCTGCGACGCCGGTGGACGCTGCGCATCCGCAGCCGTCACCGTCACCATCACCGCGGTCAACGACGCCCCCGTCGCCCTCGACGACACCGCGTCCACCGGGACGTTCCAGCCGGTCATCGTCGACGTACTGGCCAACGACACCGACGTCGACGACGTCCGCGGCGACATGTTCGTCGCCATCACGAGCGGCCCGTCCCGTGGGTCGGCAACCGTTGGCTCCGACCTGAACATCCGCTACACGAGCCCGCCCTTCTTCGCGGGCACCGCAACCCTCGGCTACCAGGTCTGCGACCCCACTGGGGAATGCGACTCGGCCGTCGTGCAGGTCACCGTGTCACTGCTCGACACCCCACCGGTCGCCAACGACGACACGGCCACCACCCGCCGCAGCGTGCCCGTCACCATCGACGTCCTGGCCAACGACACCGACGTCGAGAACGACCTGGACCCCACGAGCCTGACGGCCACCAACGGGACGAACGGCGGCATGACCACCGTGATCGCCGGAGCAGTCCGGTACGCCTCCTCGCTGTTCTTCATCGGGGTCGACACCTTCGATTACACCGTCTGCGACCTCGTGGCCGGCTGCGACACCGCGACGGTGATCGTGACGGTCACCCCCTTCGGGTCCAGCCCACTGCCGGTCGACGATGCCGTGAGCACCGTCGAGGACACGCCGGTGGACATCGACGTACTGGCCAACGACACCGATCCCGACGGTGACATCGACGACACGACGCTGGCGGTGGCAAGCCCACCCGATGACGGTGTCGCGGTGGTCGTGGGGGACCAGGTCCGCTACACGCCGGCTGGTGGGTTCGTCGGTACCGATGCCTTCGACTACCGGATCTGCGATGCCGACGGCACCTGCGCCACGGCGCGGGTGACGGTGACGGTGGCGTTGCCGGACGCCCCGCCCGTTGCCAACGGTGACACCGCGACGACGCAGCGGGCCGTTCCGGTCGACATCGACGTGCTGGCCAACGACAGCGACGTCAACGGGGACATCGACGTGGCCAGCCTGACGGTGGACCCTGCTCCGAACGGGACCACGTCCGTGCTCGGCGGGCAGGTGCGCTACACCTCCTCGGCGTCCTTCGTTGGGGTGGACACCTTCGACTACACGATCTGTGACGACCGCGGGGCGTGTGACACCGCGTCGGTGCAGGTCACCGTCGACCCTGCTGGTACGGCACCGACCGCCAACGCCGACACCGCCAGCACCGTGGAGGACATCCCGGTGTTGGTGGATGTGCTGGCCAACGACACCGATCCCGACGGTGACATCGACGACACGACGCTGGCGGTGTCCAGTCCGCCCGATGACGGTGTCGCGGTGGTCGTCGGGGACCAGGTCCGCTACACGCCGGCTGGTGGGTTCGTCGGTACCGATGCCTTCGACTACCGGATCTGCGATGCCGACGGCACCTGCGCCACGGCGACCGTCACCGTCGACGTGACGGCTGCGCCCTCGCCCCCGGACGCGGTCGACGACACCGCGGTCACCGGACGCAGCACCGCCGTGCTCATCGACGTGCTGGCGAACGACAGTGACGTCGACGGTGACCTCGACCCGACGAGTCTGTCGGTGACCACGCCCGCTTCGGGCACCGCCACGATCACCGGCCAGCAGGTTTCCTACGATCCGAACAACGGGTTCTCGGGCACCGACACGTTCTCCTACACCGTGTGCGACCTGGTGGGCGGGTGCGACAGCGCGACGGTCACCGTCACCGTCGGGTCGCGCGGCATGACGGCGAACCCCGACGCCGCAACCACCGCGGAGTTCGCCGCCGTCACGATCACCGTCCTGAGCAACGACACCACGACCAACGGATTCGTGGACGGGACGTCGCTGGCGGTCGGCTCCGCCGGCAACGGCACCACGAGCAGGAGCGGCGACGCGGTCGTCTACCAGCCGGCGTACGGATGGTCCGGGGTCGACACCTTCACCTACGACATCTGCGACGACACGGCCTCGTGCGACACCGGGACGGTGACCGTCACGGTGGTCCCGGGCCAAGCGCCGATCGCCACCGACGACAGTGAAGAGGTCGACTCCGACAAGGACGTCAAGATCAAGATCGACCAGAACGACATCGATCCCGACGGCGACATCGACCTGGCGACCGTGACGATCGTCGTGCCGCCGACGAGCGGTCGAGCGACGGTGTTCGTGGAGTCCAACAACAAGATCACCTACACGCCGGACGGCACCTACTGGGGCACCGACACCTTCACCTACCGGATCTGCGACGTGCAGGGCCTGTGCGACACCGCGATCGTGACCGTCACCGTGGTGCCGCAAGCGGTCAAGGCCAGCGACGATGCCGCCATGACGTCGTCGGGCACGGCGACGACCATCGACGTCGTCGCCAACGACAGCGACGTGGACGGGGACATCGCCGACGCGACCGTGGCCATCGCCTCGGGTCCGTCAAGCGGTCGAGCCATCGCGACGGTGCTCGGCGACATGCGCGTCCGCTACACCCCCGAAGCCGGCTACAGCGGCGTCGACACCTTCGACTACAGGATCTGTGACACCCAGGCCCTCTGCGACACCGCAACGGTGACCGTCACGGTTGACAATCCGTTCGCTGCCGGCCAGATGGCCATCCAGGACCGGCCCGCCGAGGACCCCGTCGTGCAACGACAGGGCGGGGAACCCGGCCCGACCGGGTCGCCGACACCCACGCCGGCACCGTCGGGTCCGCCCCCGACTCCTGCCCCCTCGCCGCCCGCCGACGCGCCGGACGCGGATCCCGTCTCCGCTCCGACGCCGGCACCATCCGCTGCCCCGGTCGAGGCCACCCCAACCGAGCAGCCGTCGACGCCCGGGCCACCGCTGCCCAACGACCTGCCCGAGGCGCTCCCGGCCAGGCGCGAGGAGGTTCGGGTTGCCAGTCGTCGACGTCCCGAACCGGGCACCGACGGTCCCTGA
- a CDS encoding protein meaA, translating to MSSEPREKDRPWLMRTYSGHSSAKASNELYRSNLAKGQTGLSVAFDLPTQTGYDADHVLARGEVGKVGVPVCSIDDMRTLFDGIPLEEMNTSMTINATAPWLLALYIATAEENGVDRASLRGTTQNDIIKEYLSRGTYVFGPAESLRLTADVVTFTVGDVPKWNPVNICSYHLQEVGATPVQEVAFAMATATAVLDEIRSRGVEGEDLGRVFGRISFFVNAGIRFVDEIAKLRAMSQLWDELGRERYGVENPKYRRFRYGVQVNSLGLTEAQPENNIARIVLEMLAVTLSKDARARAVQLPAWNEALGLPRPWDQQLSLRMQQILANETDLLEHGDLFNGSHVMEARTAEIADAAREEYDRVTEMGGSVQAVDYMKAELVRSNTERMRRIESGEQVVVGVNAFTGSEPSPLMTGVDGGILKVDPASEAEQVERLQAFRAERDNDAVASALAELRRAVAAGENVMPASIAAAKAGVTTGEWTQALRDEWGTYRGPTGVSAAAAAPAEQADALQAAREAVARAEERVGGKVRLLVGKPGLDGHSSGAEQIAVRARDAGFEVIYEGIRLTPGQIVRAAVDEDVHLIGLSILSGSHGELIPEVLEGLAAEDAADIPVVVGGIIPTDDAETLRAAGVAAVYTPKDFEVSRLIAEMAELVKAR from the coding sequence ATGAGCAGCGAGCCGCGCGAGAAGGACCGTCCGTGGCTGATGCGGACCTACTCCGGTCACTCATCGGCCAAGGCGAGCAACGAGCTGTACCGCTCCAACCTCGCCAAGGGCCAGACGGGCCTGAGCGTCGCGTTCGACCTGCCGACCCAGACCGGCTACGACGCCGATCACGTGCTCGCGCGCGGTGAGGTCGGCAAGGTCGGTGTGCCCGTCTGCTCGATCGACGACATGCGCACCCTGTTCGACGGCATCCCCCTGGAGGAGATGAACACGTCGATGACGATCAACGCCACGGCCCCCTGGCTGCTGGCGCTCTACATCGCGACGGCCGAGGAGAACGGGGTCGATCGGGCGTCCCTCCGCGGCACCACGCAGAACGACATCATCAAGGAGTACCTGTCCCGCGGGACTTACGTCTTCGGGCCTGCCGAGTCGCTGCGCCTGACCGCCGACGTGGTGACCTTCACCGTCGGCGACGTGCCCAAGTGGAACCCGGTGAACATCTGCAGCTACCACCTGCAGGAGGTCGGGGCGACGCCGGTGCAGGAGGTCGCCTTCGCCATGGCCACCGCCACCGCGGTGCTGGACGAGATCCGTTCCCGCGGGGTGGAGGGCGAGGACCTCGGTCGCGTGTTCGGTCGCATCTCCTTCTTCGTCAACGCCGGCATCCGCTTCGTCGACGAGATCGCCAAGCTGCGCGCCATGTCGCAGCTGTGGGACGAGCTGGGCCGCGAGCGCTACGGCGTGGAGAACCCCAAGTACCGTCGCTTCCGCTACGGCGTGCAGGTCAACTCCCTCGGCCTGACCGAGGCACAGCCGGAGAACAACATCGCCCGCATCGTCCTGGAGATGCTCGCGGTGACCCTGTCCAAGGACGCCCGCGCCCGTGCCGTGCAGCTGCCCGCCTGGAACGAGGCGCTGGGGCTGCCCCGCCCGTGGGACCAGCAGCTGTCGCTGCGCATGCAGCAGATCCTCGCCAACGAGACCGACCTGCTGGAGCACGGCGACCTGTTCAACGGCTCGCACGTGATGGAGGCCCGGACGGCCGAGATCGCCGACGCCGCCCGGGAGGAGTACGACCGGGTCACCGAGATGGGCGGGTCGGTGCAGGCCGTGGACTACATGAAGGCCGAGCTGGTCCGCTCCAACACCGAGCGCATGCGTCGCATCGAGAGCGGTGAGCAGGTGGTGGTGGGCGTCAACGCCTTCACGGGCTCCGAGCCCAGCCCGCTGATGACCGGCGTCGACGGCGGCATCCTCAAGGTCGACCCGGCCAGCGAGGCCGAGCAGGTCGAACGGCTGCAGGCGTTCCGGGCCGAGCGCGACAACGACGCGGTCGCGTCCGCGCTGGCCGAGCTGCGCCGTGCCGTCGCCGCCGGCGAGAACGTCATGCCGGCCTCCATCGCGGCGGCGAAGGCCGGGGTGACCACCGGCGAGTGGACCCAGGCGCTGCGCGACGAGTGGGGGACCTACCGCGGGCCGACCGGTGTCAGCGCCGCGGCCGCGGCCCCCGCCGAACAGGCCGACGCCCTGCAGGCGGCCCGCGAGGCCGTGGCCCGCGCCGAGGAGCGGGTCGGCGGCAAGGTCCGGCTGCTGGTCGGCAAGCCGGGGCTGGACGGCCACTCCTCCGGTGCCGAGCAGATCGCCGTCCGTGCCCGTGACGCCGGGTTCGAGGTCATCTACGAGGGCATCCGCCTGACCCCGGGACAGATCGTCCGGGCTGCCGTGGACGAGGACGTGCACCTGATCGGCCTGTCGATCCTGTCGGGCAGCCACGGCGAGCTGATCCCGGAGGTGCTGGAGGGGCTGGCAGCGGAGGACGCCGCCGACATCCCCGTCGTGGTCGGCGGGATCATCCCCACCGACGACGCCGAGACGCTCCGTGCCGCCGGGGTCGCCGCCGTCTACACGCCCAAGGACTTCGAGGTCAGCCGCCTGATCGCGGAGATGGCCGAGCTGGTCAAGGCCCGGTAA
- a CDS encoding DUF3090 family protein translates to MSRSVVHDPTDWITASSIGPPGDRTFYVQSRRDGEYVALVAEKSQIRSLAELGQELLERVDITVTPDDVTGDQELHGPIQPLWRAGQMSLGLDPDDEMFVLEIVELVVEGDEEPATARFVMDLERMVGLVAFAAFAVEHGGRERCQVCEGLRDPLMGCMGCPLTNGSGPKRI, encoded by the coding sequence ATGAGCCGCTCCGTCGTGCACGACCCGACCGACTGGATCACCGCATCCTCCATCGGCCCACCGGGTGACCGCACGTTCTACGTGCAGTCCCGGCGGGACGGTGAGTATGTCGCGCTGGTTGCCGAGAAGAGCCAGATCCGTTCGCTCGCCGAGCTCGGACAGGAGCTGCTGGAGCGGGTGGACATCACCGTCACCCCCGACGACGTGACCGGAGACCAGGAGCTGCACGGCCCGATCCAGCCGTTGTGGCGGGCAGGGCAGATGAGTCTCGGCCTGGACCCCGACGACGAGATGTTCGTGCTCGAGATCGTCGAGCTGGTCGTCGAGGGCGACGAGGAACCGGCGACGGCGCGCTTCGTGATGGACCTCGAACGCATGGTGGGGCTGGTGGCGTTCGCCGCGTTTGCCGTGGAGCACGGTGGTCGGGAGCGCTGCCAGGTCTGCGAGGGGCTGCGTGACCCGCTGATGGGGTGCATGGGCTGTCCGTTGACCAACGGCAGCGGACCGAAGCGGATATGA
- the ilvA gene encoding threonine ammonia-lyase yields the protein MTTPALVDIDDIRAAAERIAPLVQTTPMEESRAISSMVGARVLLKCEHLQRTGSFKIRGAANRIACLSEAERAAGVVCASAGNHAQGVALSATRMGVESTVFMPADAPLPKVEATRGYGARVVLTGSNFDEALAAARTHCEEVGATFVPPFDHADVIAGQGTLGLEMLAQAPDMAQVLVPIGGGGLVAGIAAAIKATAPHVRVIGVEPAGAASTRASLDAGHPVTLDSVSTIADGIAVKRPGELTLAHIEQLVDDVVTVSDEAIARAILLLVERAKQVVEPAGAAGLAALLDGAVETREPTVALLCGGNVDPLLLNRIIQSGMYEEGRYLVVTTRVGDQPGVLATLLTLLAEQRANVIGIEHHRLNTKLGVQEVEVQIEMETRGHDHIHLLVEKLEEAGYPVEAELPPGALA from the coding sequence ATGACCACCCCAGCCCTCGTCGACATCGACGACATCCGCGCCGCCGCCGAACGCATCGCGCCCCTCGTGCAGACCACGCCGATGGAGGAGTCACGTGCGATCAGCAGCATGGTCGGCGCACGGGTGTTGCTGAAGTGCGAGCACCTGCAACGCACCGGATCGTTCAAGATCCGCGGTGCCGCCAACCGGATCGCCTGCCTGTCGGAGGCCGAGCGTGCCGCCGGCGTGGTCTGCGCGAGCGCCGGCAACCACGCGCAGGGCGTGGCCCTGTCGGCCACCCGGATGGGCGTGGAGTCCACCGTGTTCATGCCGGCCGACGCGCCGCTCCCGAAGGTGGAGGCCACACGCGGCTACGGCGCCCGTGTCGTGCTCACCGGATCGAACTTCGACGAGGCGCTCGCCGCCGCCCGCACGCACTGCGAGGAGGTGGGCGCGACATTCGTGCCCCCCTTCGACCACGCCGACGTCATCGCCGGACAGGGCACCCTCGGCCTGGAGATGCTGGCCCAGGCGCCCGACATGGCGCAGGTCCTGGTCCCCATCGGTGGTGGTGGCCTGGTGGCCGGCATCGCCGCCGCCATCAAGGCAACCGCGCCCCATGTGCGGGTCATCGGCGTCGAGCCGGCTGGCGCAGCAAGCACCCGGGCGTCGCTTGACGCCGGGCATCCGGTCACCCTCGACAGCGTGTCCACGATCGCCGACGGGATCGCCGTGAAGCGCCCGGGCGAGCTGACGCTGGCCCACATCGAGCAGCTGGTCGACGACGTCGTCACCGTCAGCGACGAGGCCATCGCGAGAGCGATCCTGCTGCTCGTCGAACGGGCCAAGCAGGTCGTCGAGCCAGCCGGCGCCGCTGGCCTCGCCGCGCTGCTGGACGGGGCGGTCGAGACGCGGGAGCCCACCGTTGCGCTGCTGTGCGGCGGCAACGTCGACCCGCTGCTGCTCAACCGCATCATCCAGTCCGGCATGTACGAGGAGGGGCGCTACCTGGTGGTCACCACCCGGGTCGGCGACCAGCCCGGCGTGCTCGCCACCCTGCTGACGCTGCTCGCCGAACAGCGCGCCAACGTGATCGGCATCGAACACCACCGGCTGAACACCAAGCTCGGCGTGCAGGAGGTGGAGGTGCAGATCGAGATGGAGACCCGCGGGCACGACCACATCCACCTGCTGGTGGAGAAGCTGGAGGAGGCCGGCTATCCGGTGGAGGCCGAGCTGCCGCCGGGGGCGCTGGCCTGA
- a CDS encoding LLM class flavin-dependent oxidoreductase, with the protein MTPDPTPSAELGVPLGVLDLATVAHGSTERDALHRSVALAQHVEALGYSRIWVAEHHGMPAVASSATDVVMAHLAQATSTIRVGSGGIMLPNHAPLIVAERFATLEAFHPGRIDLGIGRAPGTDQRTAWALRRDEAAPQGERFVEEIQELVRFFDGDFPRGHHLEGMQAVPGAGLRPPLWLLGSSTFSAQVAALLGQRFAFAYHFAPDALDDALAAYRQSFRPSADLEEPFAEVAVTVICADTDEEAQRLALSGALSMVRLRNGDLRPLPSPDEALAHPWDDRERAVADKVMSTWVIGTPERVVKGLRALLDRTAADELMIAGHVWDAEAHRRSYTLLAEAAGLSPAA; encoded by the coding sequence ATGACACCAGACCCGACCCCCTCCGCCGAGCTCGGCGTGCCCCTCGGCGTGCTCGACCTGGCCACCGTGGCCCACGGCAGCACCGAGCGCGATGCGCTGCACCGTTCCGTTGCGCTCGCCCAGCACGTCGAAGCCCTCGGCTACAGCCGCATCTGGGTGGCCGAGCACCACGGCATGCCGGCCGTTGCCTCCTCCGCCACCGACGTGGTCATGGCGCACCTCGCCCAGGCGACCAGCACGATCCGCGTCGGCTCCGGCGGCATCATGCTGCCCAACCATGCGCCCCTGATCGTCGCCGAACGCTTCGCCACGCTCGAGGCGTTCCACCCGGGGCGTATCGACCTCGGCATCGGGCGGGCACCGGGCACCGACCAACGGACGGCCTGGGCGCTCCGCCGCGACGAGGCCGCGCCTCAGGGCGAGCGGTTCGTGGAGGAGATCCAGGAGCTCGTGCGGTTCTTCGACGGTGACTTCCCGCGGGGCCACCACCTGGAGGGCATGCAGGCGGTACCCGGTGCTGGCCTGCGTCCACCGCTGTGGCTGCTGGGGTCATCGACCTTCTCCGCCCAGGTCGCGGCGCTGCTCGGCCAGCGCTTCGCCTTCGCCTACCACTTCGCCCCCGACGCGCTGGACGACGCGTTGGCCGCCTACCGGCAGTCCTTCCGGCCCTCTGCGGACCTCGAGGAGCCGTTCGCCGAGGTGGCCGTCACCGTCATCTGCGCCGACACCGACGAGGAGGCCCAACGGCTGGCGTTGTCGGGTGCCCTGTCGATGGTGCGCCTGCGCAACGGCGACCTGCGGCCCCTGCCGAGCCCCGACGAGGCGCTCGCCCACCCGTGGGACGACCGCGAACGCGCCGTCGCCGACAAGGTGATGAGCACCTGGGTCATCGGTACTCCCGAACGGGTCGTCAAGGGCCTGCGAGCCCTCCTGGACCGCACCGCAGCCGACGAGCTGATGATCGCCGGGCACGTGTGGGACGCCGAGGCCCACCGCCGGTCCTACACCCTCCTGGCCGAAGCCGCCGGGCTGTCCCCGGCGGCGTAA